A window of the Bacillus sp. (in: firmicutes) genome harbors these coding sequences:
- a CDS encoding LysM domain-containing protein, with the protein MKFKMPKIFGAAFLSMAIAAAIPSMASAHCDTMDGPVIADAEKALETNNIDYILKWVSEDDEQEMKDAFNLTKKVRILNPEAQELADQYFFQNLVRVHRAGEGAPYTGIKPKGTPIEEAVAAADKSIEVGNLDAFKGLIEEEKIPGLQERFERVLATKDFAVDDVFAGREYVEAYVQFTHYAEGEEHGDGTDAAHGTSHAEGGTANHDENVDAHATEKEQATTEAMEKSSIASLPVIPWSLAGVFFLTTLIIGSIHFRKHHK; encoded by the coding sequence ATGAAATTTAAAATGCCAAAAATTTTTGGAGCAGCCTTTTTAAGCATGGCAATCGCCGCCGCAATACCTTCAATGGCCAGCGCCCATTGCGACACGATGGACGGCCCTGTTATTGCTGATGCCGAAAAGGCTCTAGAGACAAATAATATTGACTATATTTTAAAATGGGTATCAGAAGATGATGAACAAGAAATGAAGGATGCTTTTAACCTGACAAAGAAGGTTAGAATCTTAAACCCTGAGGCACAAGAGCTTGCTGATCAATACTTTTTTCAAAATTTAGTTAGAGTTCATCGAGCTGGTGAAGGGGCACCCTATACGGGTATAAAACCAAAAGGAACACCAATTGAAGAAGCAGTTGCAGCAGCTGATAAAAGTATTGAGGTTGGTAACTTAGATGCCTTTAAAGGGCTTATTGAAGAGGAAAAAATACCTGGGCTACAAGAAAGATTCGAGCGAGTACTTGCTACAAAAGATTTTGCTGTAGATGATGTTTTCGCAGGCAGAGAATATGTAGAAGCATATGTCCAATTTACCCATTATGCCGAAGGGGAAGAACATGGTGATGGTACTGATGCAGCACATGGAACTAGTCATGCTGAAGGTGGAACAGCTAACCACGATGAAAACGTCGATGCACATGCTACTGAAAAGGAACAAGCCACAACAGAAGCTATGGAAAAATCATCAATTGCTTCATTGCCAGTCATTCCATGGAGTCTTGCAGGCGTATTCTTTTTAACAACGCTGATAATTGGCAGTATTCATTTCAGGAAACACCATAAATAA
- a CDS encoding cell wall metabolism sensor histidine kinase WalK — translation MKKTVFSKLLKTYLLITLLSILIAILFFYLFFKSYYFNEKEQQLITQGEKMAQILNPYLESSNFIQINRIINEYNHINTSRMWIVDQNGELLSELKNQSIKDHLQPKSDQLEKALQGEVITSHGFIKYIDDPVLSVAVPIFADKQVVGVIFVCNPLSDITVSVIEAMKIVMIAGLLSLIIVAFVSYFISQSITKPINEITKCSLEMIKGNFTQQPKVHSSDEIGKLADTFNTMKQALEKSLHDLESEKNKIAEMERMQREFVANASHELRTPLTSIRGYLEAMLDGVITSKEQEHKYIRISLKETIRLHRLVNSLLDLSRLESGQMKVHKKEIELSEVINRTVAKLIPLAEDRFIVLKTDISTNLPTVLGDEDLIEQVLINYITNAIRFTDEDGQITIKAIAFEDHVHVHVIDTGIGIAPEELPNVWKRFYKIDKDRPLTKEGAGLGLALVHEIMNRLDGRAWVESTLNKGSSFSFSLQIAKKVHI, via the coding sequence ATGAAAAAGACAGTATTTAGTAAACTGCTAAAAACATATTTGTTAATAACGCTTTTAAGTATTTTAATAGCTATTCTATTTTTCTATCTCTTTTTTAAAAGCTATTATTTTAATGAGAAAGAGCAACAGTTAATCACTCAAGGTGAAAAAATGGCGCAAATTTTGAATCCTTATCTTGAAAGTAGCAATTTTATACAAATTAACCGCATCATTAATGAGTATAATCACATCAATACTTCGCGAATGTGGATTGTAGATCAAAATGGAGAACTGCTAAGTGAATTGAAAAATCAATCCATTAAAGACCATCTACAACCTAAATCAGATCAGCTTGAAAAAGCTTTACAAGGCGAAGTCATTACTAGTCATGGATTTATTAAATATATCGATGACCCTGTTTTATCAGTTGCCGTGCCAATTTTTGCGGATAAGCAAGTAGTTGGAGTTATTTTTGTCTGCAATCCTCTTTCGGATATTACTGTAAGCGTAATTGAAGCCATGAAAATTGTAATGATAGCTGGCTTACTATCACTCATTATTGTCGCTTTTGTCAGTTATTTCATTTCCCAATCAATTACAAAACCAATTAATGAAATAACGAAATGTTCTCTAGAAATGATAAAAGGAAATTTCACACAACAGCCAAAAGTACATTCCTCAGACGAAATTGGCAAATTAGCTGATACGTTTAATACGATGAAGCAAGCTCTAGAAAAATCATTGCATGATTTAGAAAGTGAAAAAAATAAAATCGCCGAAATGGAACGTATGCAACGCGAATTTGTCGCCAATGCCTCACACGAACTTCGCACCCCGCTTACGTCTATTCGTGGGTATCTTGAAGCAATGTTAGATGGGGTTATCACAAGCAAAGAACAAGAACATAAATATATTCGAATTAGTTTAAAAGAGACAATAAGACTTCATCGTTTAGTTAATAGTCTTTTAGATTTATCACGGCTTGAATCAGGCCAAATGAAGGTGCATAAAAAAGAAATAGAGCTTTCAGAAGTCATTAACAGAACAGTTGCCAAGCTTATTCCATTAGCTGAGGATCGTTTTATTGTTTTAAAAACTGATATTTCTACAAACTTGCCAACTGTTCTTGGTGATGAAGATTTAATTGAACAGGTTCTCATTAATTACATTACGAACGCTATCCGCTTTACCGATGAAGATGGGCAAATTACTATAAAAGCGATTGCCTTTGAAGATCATGTCCATGTACATGTCATTGATACAGGGATTGGCATTGCTCCCGAAGAGCTTCCAAACGTATGGAAAAGATTTTATAAAATTGATAAAGATCGCCCGTTGACGAAAGAAGGAGCAGGCTTAGGTTTAGCGCTTGTTCATGAGATTATGAACCGTTTAGATGGTAGAGCATGGGTGGAAAGTACCCTAAACAAAGGGTCTAGCTTTAGTTTTAGTTTACAAATCGCCAAAAAAGTTCACATTTAG